The genomic segment GAAAAGCTGGAGACAAAGGTTGACATTATTGAACATGATATCATTAAGAAAGTGTTCGATTTACCTATTGGACTTGCAGAAAAAACGCAAATGAGAACTCTTATTGGCCAAGTTGGTAATTTAGCGGATATTATTGAAGACGTTTCTGATGAAATTGAAATTATTATGATGACGAGAAGGGTATAATTCGTGATGAACCCATTGTTACTTGCAGGAGCATTTTTAGGTTGGGGTTTAGGCGCAAATGATTCAGCAAATGTGTTTGGAACAGCTGTATATACAAGGATAGTGAAGTATTCTACTGCTATTATTCTGACAGCTCTATTTGTTATCATTGGAGCTTTTTTTGACGGTGCTCATGGTATAGAAAAACTTAGCACATATGCATATAACGGAGGAATTGATACTGGAATGAAAGCATTCTTTGTTATGCTTTCTGCTGCAATTACTGTTGCAGCGATGACCTTTCTCAAACTACCCGTATCAACCTCACAAGCAGTAATTGGTGCAATTATTGGTGGGGGTATTAACCGAGGGGCTACAGATTTCTCAGCAGGAATTCAGTTTTTTAGTGCATGGGTATTTACTCCAATTGGTGCTATGATTATTGCCTATGTATTATATAAATTTACTTGTAATAAGATTGGATCTAAGTTAACTGAATTTAGATTCTATGAAGCTTTTATTCGTTTTGGATATATTATTTCTGGAATTTTAGGTGCATATTCCTTGGGTGCTAATAATGTAGCAAATGTTACTGCGGTTTTTTCAGGACAACTTCATATGTTGAATGTGCAACAAGCTGCTTTATTTGGTGGTATATCTATAGCAATTGGAGTTTTGACCTTTAGTAAGCCTGTAATGTCAACAGTTGGTGAAGGGATTGTTCCACTTTCTCAAGTTGCTGGCTTCGTAGTTGTTATTGCAGTAGCAATTACTGTCTATATTTATGCTAGGATCGGCATCCCTGTTTCTACATCTCAAGCAGTTATTGGGGCAATCATGGGTATTGGATTCCATTTAGGTATTAAAACAATTAACATGAGAGTACTAAGAAATATACTGTTTGGGTGGGTTGGAACACCGATCATTGCTGGAACAGTAAGTTTTATATTAAGTTTATTTTTATGATTTATAATTGTTATGTATAATTTCTTGTAAATCATCCTATAATCAAGCTAAGAATCATTATCAAAGTTTGAGGAAAAGGGTGGATTTTATGAAGGAAGATACAAATAAGTTTACTGAAAACGATTTGCTTAAATATGAGATTGCAGAGGAGCTTGGTTTAATAGACAAAATTAACCAAACGGGATGGAAATCATTAACAGCAAAGGAAAGTGGAAGAATTGGTGGCTTAATGACCAAAAGAAAAAGAGAGAATAAATCTGAAACAAAATAAATTCGAGGTGATTATTTGTGGGCTATAAAAAGTTCGCTAGTGTATATGATGTTATGATGCAAGACGTGCCTTATGAACAGTGGGCTAATTATCTTGAAGCTATTATGGTTAAGTACAATGTTAGGCCACAACTTTTATTAGATCTAGGTTGTGGAACAGGAACGATAACTCAGTTATTTGCAGAAAAGGGTTATGATACAATCGGAATTGATTTGTCAGAAGATATGTTGATTGTTGCAAAGGAAAAAGCGCAAAAGTCTAAGCTGGATATTTTATATTTGTGTCAGGATATGACTTCCTTTGAATTATATGGTACTGTAGGCTGTATTATATCAGTTTGTGATAGTTTAAATTATATTACGGATGAACAAGAGCTGCTCAAAGTATTTAAACTGATTAATAATTATTTGGAGCCTGGGGGGCTTTTCATATTTGATTTGAACACAGAGTATAAGTTCGAGAAAATTCTAGGCGATAATACCTTTGCGCAAGCCTATGAGCGGTGTGCATATATTTGGGATAATTATTATTACGAGGATGAAAAGATGAATGAATATCATCTCACCTTATTTGTTGAGGAGAACAATAACTATTCAAGATATGAAGAGTTACATTATGAAAAAGCGTATAGTATTGATTGTATTAAGCTTTTATTGAAAGAAGCAGGACTAAAATTAGAAGCAATCTATAATGACAATACATTTGAAGAATGTGAAGCTACATCAGAAAGAATTTATATTGTAGCTAGAGAACAAATGAAGGAGAAACAATAGTGAACGATTACATAATTAGAGCTATGGCAGCAAACAACCAAATAAGTGTAATATCTGCTACTACAAAAGAGTTGGTAGAGAAAGCAAGAGAATTACATCAAACATCACCAGTGGCTACAGCTGCACTGGGAAGACTTATGACCGCAGCTGCAATGATGGGAACTCAATTGAAGGGTGAAAACGATCTATTAACATTACAAATAAAGGGTTCTGGTCCTTTAGGTGGTATGGTAGTTACTACAAATGCGAAAGCAGAAGTGAAAGGATATGTATATAATCCAGAGGTGGAACTTCCACTTAACAATGCGGGAAAGCTAGATGTATCTGAGGCTTTAGGATTAGGAATCATGACCATTATAAAAGATATTGGTCTTAAAAAACCATATATTGGACAAACTCATTTGGTATCTGGTGAAATAGCAGAGGATTTAACCTATTATTTTGCAACATCAGAACAAGTACCCTCAGTAGTTGCATTAGGT from the Firmicutes bacterium HGW-Firmicutes-1 genome contains:
- a CDS encoding SAM-dependent methyltransferase produces the protein MMQDVPYEQWANYLEAIMVKYNVRPQLLLDLGCGTGTITQLFAEKGYDTIGIDLSEDMLIVAKEKAQKSKLDILYLCQDMTSFELYGTVGCIISVCDSLNYITDEQELLKVFKLINNYLEPGGLFIFDLNTEYKFEKILGDNTFAQAYERCAYIWDNYYYEDEKMNEYHLTLFVEENNNYSRYEELHYEKAYSIDCIKLLLKEAGLKLEAIYNDNTFEECEATSERIYIVAREQMKEKQ
- a CDS encoding small acid-soluble spore protein alpha/beta type, which produces MKEDTNKFTENDLLKYEIAEELGLIDKINQTGWKSLTAKESGRIGGLMTKRKRENKSETK
- a CDS encoding Hsp33 family molecular chaperone HslO translates to MNDYIIRAMAANNQISVISATTKELVEKARELHQTSPVATAALGRLMTAAAMMGTQLKGENDLLTLQIKGSGPLGGMVVTTNAKAEVKGYVYNPEVELPLNNAGKLDVSEALGLGIMTIIKDIGLKKPYIGQTHLVSGEIAEDLTYYFATSEQVPSVVALGVLIDRDCTVKQSGGFILQLLPDAEDDLIDKLEENISKMPSITSLLEDNYSPEDIIKLVLGDLDLVIHEKVETKFSCNCTKDRVEKALISVGRKDIQEMIDDGETIELNCHFCSKKYNFTIDELENILIKS
- a CDS encoding inorganic phosphate transporter, with protein sequence MMNPLLLAGAFLGWGLGANDSANVFGTAVYTRIVKYSTAIILTALFVIIGAFFDGAHGIEKLSTYAYNGGIDTGMKAFFVMLSAAITVAAMTFLKLPVSTSQAVIGAIIGGGINRGATDFSAGIQFFSAWVFTPIGAMIIAYVLYKFTCNKIGSKLTEFRFYEAFIRFGYIISGILGAYSLGANNVANVTAVFSGQLHMLNVQQAALFGGISIAIGVLTFSKPVMSTVGEGIVPLSQVAGFVVVIAVAITVYIYARIGIPVSTSQAVIGAIMGIGFHLGIKTINMRVLRNILFGWVGTPIIAGTVSFILSLFL